The proteins below are encoded in one region of Candidatus Methylacidiphilales bacterium:
- a CDS encoding prenyltransferase/squalene oxidase repeat-containing protein: CEKDFFDFRVFDEENDDFRIQPCFSPVWDSAITAVALGSSGLPPDHPQLQKAADWLIANEIRSFGDWKIKNPYPEASGWAFEFHNDFYPDVDDTFEVLLALRLMQATDQKKQNEVMHRALNWAKSFQCKNGGFAAFDKDVTKHWLDHVPFADHKAILDPPCSDITARALDCFAKLGVSRKDPVIKRAIKYLRDTQEEDGSWFGRWGVNYVYGTWLTLRGLHSIGEDMNQDWLVRARDWLESCQNPDGGWGETCASYWDKGLKGQGLSTASQTAWGLMGMLTCGDPTRPSIQRAGHYLASMQQEDGSWKEDVITGTGFPCVFYLKYDLYRNNWPLLALSELRQLIGLRRQDALK; the protein is encoded by the coding sequence TGCGAGAAGGACTTTTTTGATTTCCGCGTATTTGATGAAGAGAATGATGACTTCCGCATCCAGCCCTGTTTTTCGCCGGTCTGGGATTCGGCCATCACGGCGGTGGCCCTGGGTTCCTCCGGGCTGCCCCCGGACCATCCGCAGTTGCAGAAGGCTGCGGACTGGCTGATTGCCAATGAAATCCGCAGTTTTGGCGATTGGAAAATCAAGAACCCGTATCCGGAAGCGAGCGGTTGGGCTTTCGAGTTTCACAATGATTTTTATCCCGATGTGGATGACACCTTTGAGGTGTTGCTCGCGTTGCGCCTGATGCAGGCCACGGACCAGAAAAAGCAGAATGAAGTGATGCATCGCGCGCTGAATTGGGCGAAGAGTTTCCAGTGCAAGAACGGCGGATTTGCCGCTTTTGACAAGGATGTGACCAAGCATTGGCTGGACCACGTGCCGTTTGCCGATCACAAAGCCATTCTCGATCCTCCGTGCAGCGATATCACGGCGCGTGCGTTGGATTGTTTTGCCAAACTGGGCGTTTCCCGGAAGGACCCGGTAATCAAGCGGGCGATCAAGTATTTGCGGGACACCCAGGAGGAGGACGGTTCCTGGTTTGGGCGCTGGGGCGTGAATTATGTGTATGGCACCTGGTTGACCCTGCGAGGGCTGCATTCCATCGGGGAAGATATGAATCAGGACTGGCTGGTGCGTGCGCGCGACTGGCTGGAATCCTGCCAGAACCCGGATGGCGGCTGGGGCGAAACTTGCGCTTCCTATTGGGACAAAGGTCTCAAAGGTCAGGGGCTGAGTACGGCATCGCAGACAGCCTGGGGCCTGATGGGCATGTTGACCTGTGGTGATCCAACCCGTCCGAGTATCCAGCGTGCCGGTCATTACCTGGCTTCGATGCAGCAGGAGGACGGCAGTTGGAAAGAGGATGTCATCACAGGCACGGGTTTTCCCTGCGTCTTTTACCTGAAATATGATCTCTATCGGAACAACTGGCCGCTGTTGGCCTTGTCCGAGTTGCGCCAACTGATAGGCCTGCGGCGCCAGGACGCCTTGAAATGA
- a CDS encoding YajQ family cyclic di-GMP-binding protein, with protein sequence MPSFDISSDVDMTEVKNACLQARKELQTRFDFKSVNWEIEEQKDALVLSADDEFKLQALSQILMGKLAKRSVSLKNIDAQKTEISSVGRARQVLKIKQGIETPVAKDIIARIKGLGLKIQAQIQEGQVRVTGKNRDDLQAVIQFVRGQDLSVGVEFGNFRD encoded by the coding sequence ATGCCCTCCTTTGATATTTCATCCGATGTGGATATGACCGAAGTGAAAAATGCCTGCCTGCAGGCCCGTAAGGAGCTGCAAACACGCTTCGATTTCAAAAGTGTCAATTGGGAGATTGAAGAGCAGAAGGATGCGCTGGTTTTAAGCGCCGACGACGAATTCAAGCTGCAGGCCTTGAGCCAGATCCTGATGGGGAAACTGGCAAAGCGTTCGGTCAGTTTGAAAAATATCGATGCCCAGAAAACCGAAATTTCATCCGTCGGCCGCGCGCGCCAGGTTTTGAAAATCAAACAGGGAATCGAAACCCCGGTGGCCAAGGACATCATTGCCCGGATCAAGGGACTGGGCCTCAAGATCCAGGCCCAGATCCAGGAGGGCCAGGTGCGCGTGACGGGTAAAAACAGGGATGATTTGCAGGCTGTGATCCAGTTTGTCCGCGGCCAGGACCTGTCCGTCGGGGTTGAATTTGGAAATTTCAGGGATTAA
- a CDS encoding L,D-transpeptidase → MQRIIPALLTLVFFCSGLSATPEQHHKKFIRVDLSCQKAYVIQDGDVIWETDLSSGRDSNPTPTGNYAVTDKHEYWVSTIYNIPMPYFMRLSSGEMGMHAGWLPGFPASHGCMRMPLDKAKELFESTEVGTPVIIEGKAPPMEEVLQANQSRKASAHLAKNNSKLFRGAGSSFNRATMFPVIYFDPMKYVPPKPQQNPPN, encoded by the coding sequence ATGCAACGTATTATACCTGCTCTGTTGACCCTCGTATTTTTCTGTAGCGGATTGTCCGCCACTCCGGAACAACACCACAAGAAATTCATCCGGGTGGATCTCAGCTGCCAAAAGGCGTATGTCATCCAGGACGGCGATGTCATCTGGGAAACCGACCTGTCCAGCGGGCGCGACTCCAATCCGACCCCAACCGGAAATTACGCAGTCACCGACAAGCACGAGTACTGGGTTTCCACTATTTACAACATACCGATGCCCTATTTCATGCGTCTAAGCAGCGGGGAAATGGGCATGCATGCGGGCTGGCTTCCGGGATTCCCGGCCTCGCACGGGTGCATGCGGATGCCGTTGGACAAGGCAAAGGAACTTTTTGAATCAACAGAGGTGGGAACTCCTGTTATTATCGAGGGTAAAGCCCCGCCCATGGAAGAAGTACTGCAAGCCAATCAAAGCAGGAAGGCCTCGGCGCATCTCGCCAAAAACAACAGCAAACTGTTTCGGGGAGCGGGCTCTTCCTTCAACCGGGCCACGATGTTCCCTGTTATTTATTTTGACCCGATGAAGTACGTCCCGCCAAAGCCTCAGCAAAATCCACCGAACTGA
- a CDS encoding MnmC family methyltransferase has protein sequence MEAFNLPEEQRLWEAEFQLKQLASGEWTLQPVAEGEVFHPVIGARQEAEQLYLRPFDFSARCRSAVNEPLVVWDVGLGAAGNAFHAVECWCREPERDLHLHSFDLNDHALRFALHARWQHPEAFEWLAPTQPALEGLDWPGILRNQGLVRQIRGRSLKWQWHLCDFPSWIGQGKARQHPLPELVFYDAYSPAKCPAMWALEHWRNLRALFDKEQPCEIAFHSRSTALRVTLLLAGFYVGRGVSIGEKDETTVAATRLDLLKRPLAKDWLGRVRRSSSARPFRTGVAGQSSITVVDFEMLAAHPQFGG, from the coding sequence ATGGAAGCCTTTAATTTACCTGAAGAACAAAGGCTGTGGGAAGCGGAATTTCAGCTCAAGCAGCTTGCTTCGGGTGAATGGACCCTTCAGCCCGTCGCGGAAGGCGAGGTGTTTCACCCCGTCATCGGAGCGCGACAGGAGGCAGAGCAGCTTTATCTCCGCCCGTTTGATTTTTCCGCGCGTTGCCGGAGCGCGGTGAATGAGCCACTGGTCGTCTGGGATGTCGGTTTGGGGGCTGCCGGCAATGCGTTTCATGCCGTCGAGTGTTGGTGCCGGGAGCCGGAGCGGGACTTGCACCTGCATAGCTTTGATCTCAACGACCACGCGCTGCGTTTTGCGCTCCATGCGAGATGGCAACATCCGGAAGCGTTTGAGTGGCTGGCTCCGACCCAGCCAGCGCTGGAGGGTCTGGACTGGCCCGGGATACTTCGGAACCAGGGACTTGTCCGCCAGATCCGGGGCCGCAGCCTGAAATGGCAGTGGCATTTGTGCGATTTTCCATCCTGGATCGGGCAGGGGAAAGCACGGCAACATCCTTTGCCGGAACTGGTATTTTATGACGCCTATTCACCCGCAAAATGCCCGGCAATGTGGGCGTTGGAGCACTGGCGGAATCTGAGGGCCTTATTCGATAAAGAGCAGCCCTGCGAAATTGCGTTTCATTCCCGTTCGACGGCGCTGCGCGTCACATTGCTGCTCGCCGGGTTTTACGTAGGCAGAGGAGTCTCAATTGGTGAAAAGGACGAAACCACCGTGGCAGCGACCCGGTTGGATTTACTGAAACGTCCCCTGGCGAAAGATTGGTTGGGGCGGGTGCGGCGTTCCAGTTCCGCCCGGCCGTTCAGGACAGGTGTCGCCGGACAGAGTTCTATAACAGTTGTGGATTTTGAAATGCTGGCAGCCCATCCGCAGTTTGGCGGGTGA
- a CDS encoding DUF2339 domain-containing protein yields the protein MSDPTSVKTRIAELERTLEQLRQQTGAEGKSEPIVPPPLPKRARPVRGKSKDEASESIIPPPLPVAPDAPKSGTETGAANWFSRAGVAMVLMGLAWLFKLSIDHGWFTPGLRIAFGALLGAVFLFYGWKLREARPVLCQALIGGGQAVFYVTIYAAVRWYALVSDPAAFCLMVLVSAAGFWFSTRLNSMTLAFIGMIGGYATSFLLYSAEAHVSALVVYTLIILAGAMSIFWRRQWLAVPPVAGLGALLVLEIAYDRLESGDQAGKMALQAGFVCWWLLLWLGPCLKRLTWEVLDEKKNRNLEGLVSVLALAAPIITLGYTAAIWSISKHTEGSIAFGASVLYLIVWWKFYSMRNRMLALIHLMAGAVLFTIGIVLCLKGNAVFFAMVLQALVLHMVAQVTRSPWWEWIAHVFSAWVGGLLFYRYFESLDGPPGLTLTAFFNLLAVYVGFYIWHVRRQEMAGLFYWIASTILLLGWPAREFHEMKNGLAWITVFWALQGFALVFLGHRAGGSPTLRNTAYAVLALAVLKLILCDMAQVAEVWRVLLFLGIGGLFLLFSYLLPKFNAENGAGDDSLPPA from the coding sequence ATGAGCGACCCGACTTCCGTTAAAACGCGAATTGCCGAATTGGAACGTACACTGGAACAGTTGAGGCAACAGACCGGCGCTGAAGGAAAATCCGAACCGATTGTGCCGCCGCCCCTGCCAAAACGGGCCCGGCCGGTCAGGGGAAAATCAAAGGATGAAGCATCCGAATCCATCATCCCGCCTCCGTTGCCGGTGGCTCCTGACGCCCCCAAAAGCGGGACGGAAACCGGAGCGGCCAACTGGTTCAGCCGGGCGGGTGTGGCGATGGTTTTGATGGGCCTGGCGTGGCTTTTTAAACTCAGCATCGACCACGGCTGGTTTACGCCCGGTCTTCGTATTGCCTTTGGCGCTTTGCTCGGCGCTGTCTTTTTGTTTTACGGCTGGAAATTGAGGGAGGCCCGCCCGGTGCTTTGCCAGGCCTTGATCGGCGGCGGCCAGGCTGTTTTTTATGTGACGATTTATGCCGCTGTCCGTTGGTACGCGTTGGTTTCCGATCCCGCGGCCTTCTGCCTTATGGTGCTGGTGTCCGCCGCCGGTTTCTGGTTCTCAACGCGGCTCAATTCCATGACGCTGGCTTTTATTGGAATGATAGGTGGTTATGCCACGTCGTTTTTATTGTACAGCGCCGAGGCGCACGTTTCGGCCCTGGTGGTTTACACCCTCATCATCTTGGCCGGGGCCATGTCCATTTTTTGGCGCCGCCAGTGGCTGGCCGTGCCTCCGGTGGCCGGGTTGGGGGCCTTGCTGGTCCTGGAGATCGCCTATGACCGCCTGGAGTCCGGAGATCAGGCGGGGAAGATGGCATTGCAGGCCGGCTTTGTCTGCTGGTGGCTTTTGCTCTGGCTGGGGCCTTGTCTCAAGCGGTTGACATGGGAAGTGCTGGATGAAAAGAAAAACCGCAATCTCGAGGGCCTCGTCAGTGTGCTCGCCCTGGCGGCGCCGATCATCACCTTGGGTTACACAGCCGCCATTTGGTCGATCTCCAAGCATACGGAAGGTTCCATTGCCTTTGGCGCATCGGTTTTATATTTGATTGTCTGGTGGAAGTTTTATTCCATGCGCAACCGCATGCTGGCCTTGATCCATCTCATGGCGGGCGCGGTCTTGTTTACAATCGGCATCGTATTGTGCCTCAAAGGCAATGCGGTGTTTTTCGCCATGGTCCTCCAGGCGCTTGTGCTGCACATGGTCGCGCAGGTTACGCGGTCTCCCTGGTGGGAGTGGATTGCTCATGTCTTTTCCGCATGGGTCGGCGGGCTTTTGTTTTACCGCTATTTTGAATCCCTCGACGGCCCGCCAGGGCTGACGCTGACCGCCTTTTTCAACCTGCTGGCTGTCTATGTCGGCTTTTACATCTGGCATGTCCGGCGTCAGGAGATGGCCGGGCTTTTTTATTGGATTGCTTCCACGATTCTTTTGCTGGGCTGGCCTGCGCGGGAGTTTCATGAAATGAAAAATGGACTTGCCTGGATCACCGTGTTTTGGGCCCTGCAGGGTTTTGCCCTTGTTTTTCTGGGGCATCGCGCCGGAGGCTCTCCCACTTTAAGGAACACGGCTTACGCGGTACTTGCGCTCGCGGTGCTGAAATTGATCTTATGCGACATGGCTCAAGTGGCCGAGGTTTGGCGTGTTCTGCTCTTCCTGGGGATCGGCGGACTGTTTCTTTTGTTCAGTTACCTATTGCCGAAATTCAATGCCGAAAATGGCGCCGGTGATGATTCTCTGCCTCCGGCGTAA
- a CDS encoding FAD-dependent thymidylate synthase — translation MNVVHVALRPTEASLAAGRPSLTPELMAATGARYSRNNEGLGSILEKIDPNHLDKSVDGIFKMIDYGHQSIADMVPVAMFMDGMSLWLAYHVWTLCPTAGGQESSTRYIELSDASLLPPDSLGIPESEHAQWRDLMRDSFDAYKKCHDAWDALAALDPALIRIPSGVVEDKSEKGVKKLARMRRNYAFDRARYYLPVAAKTNVMLAMSARGWVVLCQHLLSLPMPEPQKLGGLIRAELELCAPRLLRHASAKSYLEEGLRESFEQTRRMADMLPDTCLKEGADPVCHPAAPYLDVLLPQGADGARMAADLAFHENRYAWMGLDIQRTAVRFGWEAMAIAEIRDLNRHRTGTKYCPLVPRGFYGALDQVPSGAAGGILRESVETGRRASALALKKLRAGDPGYIYWSVLGTQYPFEHTTTADKFIYEAELRTGVGAHYKYAEHLREVLALWYEKFPETRGKILEGSAEPE, via the coding sequence ATGAATGTCGTCCACGTCGCTTTGCGTCCAACTGAAGCCTCCCTGGCCGCGGGACGGCCTTCTTTGACTCCCGAGCTGATGGCGGCCACCGGCGCGCGCTATTCCCGGAACAACGAGGGATTGGGTTCCATTCTCGAAAAGATCGATCCGAACCACCTGGATAAATCGGTGGATGGCATCTTTAAAATGATCGATTACGGCCATCAATCCATCGCCGACATGGTGCCGGTCGCCATGTTCATGGACGGCATGTCGCTTTGGCTTGCGTATCATGTCTGGACGCTTTGCCCGACGGCGGGCGGGCAGGAGTCGTCCACCCGCTACATCGAACTTTCCGATGCCAGCCTGCTGCCTCCGGATTCCCTCGGCATTCCGGAATCCGAACACGCCCAATGGCGGGACCTTATGCGGGACAGTTTTGACGCCTACAAAAAATGCCACGATGCCTGGGATGCGCTTGCGGCGTTGGATCCCGCGCTCATCCGCATTCCCTCCGGGGTGGTGGAAGACAAATCGGAAAAGGGCGTCAAAAAGCTGGCCCGCATGAGGCGCAATTATGCCTTCGACCGGGCGCGGTACTATCTTCCTGTTGCCGCCAAAACAAATGTGATGCTGGCCATGTCGGCCCGGGGCTGGGTTGTGCTTTGCCAGCATCTACTTTCGCTTCCAATGCCCGAGCCTCAAAAATTGGGGGGCTTGATCCGGGCCGAGTTGGAGCTTTGCGCACCGCGCCTGCTGCGCCATGCCTCGGCGAAATCCTACCTGGAGGAGGGGTTGCGGGAAAGTTTTGAGCAAACGCGGCGCATGGCCGATATGTTGCCGGACACCTGCCTCAAGGAAGGCGCGGACCCGGTTTGTCATCCGGCGGCTCCCTATCTGGACGTCTTGCTGCCCCAGGGGGCCGATGGCGCAAGGATGGCCGCGGACCTTGCCTTTCACGAAAACCGTTACGCATGGATGGGGCTGGACATCCAACGCACCGCGGTACGGTTTGGGTGGGAGGCGATGGCCATTGCCGAGATCCGGGACCTGAACCGCCACCGCACCGGAACAAAATATTGCCCGCTGGTTCCGCGCGGTTTTTATGGCGCTTTGGATCAGGTCCCGTCCGGGGCCGCTGGTGGTATTTTGCGTGAAAGTGTGGAGACGGGCAGGCGGGCCTCCGCGCTGGCCCTGAAAAAATTAAGGGCAGGAGACCCGGGGTATATATACTGGTCTGTGTTGGGTACCCAGTATCCCTTTGAGCATACCACGACGGCCGACAAATTCATCTATGAGGCTGAATTGCGCACCGGCGTCGGCGCCCATTATAAATACGCGGAACATTTGCGCGAGGTTCTGGCGCTTTGGTATGAAAAATTTCCGGAGACCCGGGGAAAAATTTTGGAAGGCTCAGCCGAGCCCGAGTAG
- a CDS encoding histidine triad nucleotide-binding protein, giving the protein MKAKTIFQKIADREISARIVYETPDVLAFHDANPQAPVHILVIPKKHYERIAEIPASEENLLGKLLLAAGEVARKEKISSSGYRIVINNGPHGGETVPHLHVHVLGGRNLGWPPG; this is encoded by the coding sequence ATGAAGGCTAAAACCATTTTTCAAAAAATTGCGGACCGGGAAATATCCGCCCGCATTGTTTATGAAACACCGGATGTCCTCGCGTTCCACGATGCCAATCCACAAGCACCGGTGCATATTCTCGTCATTCCAAAAAAGCATTACGAACGGATCGCGGAAATCCCCGCATCGGAGGAAAATCTTCTTGGAAAATTACTGCTGGCCGCCGGCGAAGTGGCGCGGAAGGAAAAAATATCATCCTCCGGTTACCGTATCGTGATCAACAACGGGCCCCACGGCGGCGAAACAGTGCCTCATCTGCACGTCCATGTTCTCGGTGGAAGAAACCTCGGCTGGCCGCCCGGCTAG
- the nrdR gene encoding transcriptional regulator NrdR, whose amino-acid sequence MRCHSMEDRVIDSRPWKDGAVIRRRRECLACSYRFTTYEEIEREDLRVIKRDGRYEMFERKKILTGLMKACEKRPINRETLETTVDRITDELEKRYNTEIPAPEIGEAIMRALRRLDEVAYVRFASVYRKFKDINEFVEEVQSLHIT is encoded by the coding sequence ATGCGCTGCCATAGCATGGAAGATCGGGTGATTGATTCGCGCCCCTGGAAAGATGGCGCGGTCATCCGCCGCCGCCGGGAATGTCTCGCCTGCAGTTACCGTTTCACAACTTATGAGGAAATCGAACGCGAGGATTTGCGCGTCATCAAACGCGACGGGCGCTACGAAATGTTCGAGCGCAAGAAAATCCTCACCGGCCTGATGAAAGCCTGTGAAAAAAGGCCCATCAACCGTGAAACACTCGAAACCACCGTGGACCGCATAACAGATGAGTTGGAGAAGCGATACAACACCGAAATACCCGCCCCGGAAATCGGGGAGGCCATCATGCGCGCACTTCGGCGGCTTGACGAAGTCGCGTATGTGCGTTTTGCCTCGGTTTACCGGAAATTCAAGGACATCAACGAATTTGTCGAGGAAGTTCAAAGCCTCCATATCACCTGA
- the rpoN gene encoding RNA polymerase factor sigma-54, with protein MSGIGLQQNFSLSQTLSPQMQQSLHFLQAPSLELRSLVQQELQANPTLEEKVEEPEDKEDEWDDEINEIRKMDEDWREYFSQNNRPNTPTSELQKRRQFLFDSQVEQETLSDHLISQLMLSTENEDILRAAETIIGNLNENGYLTVPLDEIATSARVTPEQAQTALTLIQSFHPPGVGARDLSETLLIQLAQRGRGESLETELIRNDLERLGRKRYLELSRHYKVPTERIQEAAEYIGRLQPHPGASYSADLPQNVVQPEAAFVKVGNTWTAQLNDDPIPRLKISDTYKDLMGQNLGDKNLKEYLRERIRAGKFLIKCLYQRQQTIENILNEIAKRQEDFFENGIGNLKPLTMNQVAEAVGVHETTVSRAASNKYAQTPWGVFPIKFFFTSGYTTSEGETMANTSIKDSISALIDRENPHKPLSDSEIVDILKDRGIEMARRTVAKYRAELGILPSNLRRQL; from the coding sequence ATGTCTGGCATCGGTTTACAGCAAAATTTTTCCCTGTCCCAGACGCTGTCTCCGCAAATGCAGCAGTCGCTGCACTTCCTGCAGGCCCCCTCCCTCGAATTGCGCTCGCTGGTCCAACAGGAATTGCAGGCGAATCCCACTCTCGAAGAGAAAGTCGAGGAGCCCGAGGACAAGGAGGACGAATGGGACGACGAAATCAACGAAATCCGCAAGATGGACGAGGACTGGCGCGAATATTTTTCGCAAAACAACCGGCCCAACACCCCGACTAGCGAACTGCAAAAACGCCGCCAATTCCTTTTTGACTCACAGGTAGAACAGGAAACCCTCAGTGACCACCTGATCAGCCAGCTCATGCTCAGCACTGAAAATGAAGACATCCTGCGTGCGGCTGAAACAATCATCGGAAATTTGAATGAAAACGGCTATCTGACTGTTCCACTGGACGAAATCGCCACCTCCGCGCGCGTGACGCCGGAGCAAGCACAGACCGCGCTTACGCTCATCCAAAGTTTCCATCCTCCCGGCGTGGGCGCGCGCGACCTGAGCGAAACACTGCTCATCCAACTGGCGCAACGAGGGCGCGGTGAATCGCTTGAGACGGAACTGATCCGGAACGACCTCGAACGTTTGGGCCGCAAACGTTATCTGGAACTCTCCCGGCACTACAAAGTGCCGACTGAACGCATTCAGGAAGCGGCAGAATATATTGGCAGGCTCCAGCCCCACCCGGGGGCCTCCTACTCGGCAGACCTTCCGCAAAACGTCGTACAGCCGGAGGCGGCATTTGTCAAAGTCGGCAACACGTGGACGGCACAATTGAACGACGACCCGATCCCGCGGTTGAAAATAAGCGACACCTATAAGGATCTGATGGGCCAGAATCTCGGCGACAAAAACCTCAAGGAATATCTGCGCGAGCGCATCCGCGCGGGCAAATTTCTCATCAAATGCCTCTACCAGCGCCAGCAAACCATCGAAAACATTTTGAATGAAATCGCCAAACGGCAGGAAGATTTTTTTGAAAACGGGATCGGCAACCTCAAGCCTCTCACCATGAACCAGGTGGCGGAAGCCGTCGGCGTACACGAGACCACGGTCAGCCGCGCCGCGTCGAACAAATACGCTCAAACTCCCTGGGGCGTCTTCCCCATCAAATTTTTCTTCACCTCCGGATACACGACAAGCGAGGGGGAAACCATGGCGAATACAAGCATCAAAGACAGCATCTCGGCTCTGATTGACCGTGAAAACCCTCACAAGCCTTTATCCGACTCGGAAATCGTCGATATCCTGAAGGATCGCGGCATCGAAATGGCGCGCAGAACCGTCGCAAAATACCGCGCGGAGCTTGGAATTCTGCCGTCAAATCTCCGGCGCCAGCTCTGA
- a CDS encoding MBL fold metallo-hydrolase — protein MSSHFLKVSILASGSSGNCTLLETPGASVLIDAGLSGKRIVERLGLLGKRLEDVSAVLLTHEHSDHVSGLPVLANRYQIPVYANKLTSEYLHPLVPKYKGWRIFETGSVIDLGFMQVETFSIPHDAYDPVGFVVHAGGFAAGFLTDLGYATRLAVERVKHTDVLLLEANYDLNLLRNDPRRPWAVKQRIMARHGHLSNEAAAGVVEQVISARLKHLFLGHLSEDCNTHELAEAAVSGCLSRIGASEVALHRTYQNRPAEAISLEK, from the coding sequence ATGAGTTCCCATTTTCTCAAAGTGAGCATCCTGGCCAGTGGAAGTTCCGGCAATTGTACGCTTTTGGAAACCCCCGGGGCTTCGGTTTTGATCGATGCGGGGTTGAGCGGCAAAAGAATTGTGGAGCGGCTGGGACTGTTGGGAAAGCGTTTGGAGGATGTTTCCGCGGTTTTGCTCACGCACGAACATTCCGATCACGTGTCAGGCCTGCCTGTGCTGGCCAACCGTTATCAGATTCCGGTGTATGCCAACAAACTGACTTCCGAATACCTGCACCCCTTGGTTCCCAAGTACAAAGGCTGGAGGATTTTTGAAACGGGATCTGTGATCGATCTGGGATTCATGCAGGTGGAAACATTTTCGATACCCCATGATGCGTATGATCCGGTCGGTTTTGTCGTGCATGCGGGGGGATTTGCCGCGGGTTTTTTGACGGACCTCGGTTATGCAACCCGGCTGGCAGTGGAGCGCGTGAAACATACGGATGTATTATTGCTGGAAGCGAATTATGATCTCAACTTGTTGCGGAATGATCCCCGGCGTCCCTGGGCGGTGAAGCAGAGGATCATGGCCCGACATGGCCATCTTTCAAACGAGGCTGCCGCCGGAGTCGTGGAGCAGGTCATATCAGCGCGGCTGAAGCATTTGTTCCTCGGACATTTGAGCGAGGATTGCAACACACATGAACTCGCGGAGGCCGCCGTGTCGGGTTGTTTAAGCCGGATCGGAGCGTCCGAAGTGGCTTTGCACCGGACCTATCAGAACCGCCCGGCTGAAGCGATCTCGCTCGAGAAGTGA
- a CDS encoding response regulator transcription factor — protein sequence MKKIKILIVDDHEMVRLGLKTLIENQPDLQVAAEADSVENALKMAAKTRFDLALLDIRLKGGSGFDLCRQFKAQEAPPHVLILTSYDSDDLLLEAAEAGADGFLLKDADGHRLIESIRKIAAGERILDQSMATSVFSALQKQRLSGKTKETGELSRQELRVLAQVARGKTNKEIGSELGLTEKTIKNYLSNAMGKLGISRRSEAAVYYVTHLGGQKASLHISHPF from the coding sequence ATGAAGAAAATTAAAATACTTATCGTGGACGATCATGAAATGGTCAGATTGGGTCTGAAAACATTGATCGAAAACCAGCCCGATTTGCAGGTGGCTGCCGAGGCCGACAGCGTGGAGAATGCCCTGAAAATGGCCGCCAAGACCCGCTTCGACCTGGCTTTGCTCGACATCCGGCTCAAGGGCGGCAGCGGGTTTGATTTATGCCGCCAGTTCAAGGCCCAGGAGGCGCCGCCTCATGTACTCATTCTGACTTCGTACGACAGCGATGATTTGCTTCTGGAAGCCGCCGAGGCAGGAGCGGACGGCTTCCTTTTGAAAGATGCGGATGGCCACCGCTTGATCGAGTCCATCCGCAAGATTGCGGCGGGGGAACGAATCCTGGATCAATCGATGGCGACAAGTGTATTTAGCGCTTTGCAGAAACAGCGCTTGTCCGGAAAAACGAAAGAGACGGGGGAATTGTCGCGCCAGGAACTGCGCGTACTTGCACAGGTGGCCCGAGGTAAGACAAACAAGGAAATCGGCTCGGAACTGGGGCTTACGGAGAAAACCATCAAGAATTATTTGAGCAATGCCATGGGCAAGCTGGGGATTTCACGCCGCTCCGAGGCGGCTGTTTATTACGTCACCCATTTGGGCGGCCAGAAAGCTAGCCTGCATATTTCACACCCATTTTAA